Proteins encoded by one window of Lathyrus oleraceus cultivar Zhongwan6 chromosome 1, CAAS_Psat_ZW6_1.0, whole genome shotgun sequence:
- the LOC127118465 gene encoding pollen receptor-like kinase 1 — protein MAPQFFITSLTIFFFSILVKFSSSISDIDSLLLLKTSFQNTVALSSWNTSIPPCDGDHANWSGVLCYRGHIWGFKLENMNLKGTIDVNAIKDLPYIRTISFMHNQFDSPWPNLNKLTGLKTIFLSDNKFSGDVPDDAFKGMQWLKKIHLSNNQLTGPIPSSLASLPRLMSLKLDGNKFSGPIPQFQRTIKSFSVANNQLEGQIPATLSKIPASSFSGNEKLCGAPLGPCSSQKKSLSPPSSSSSSSSSSSIDAHGIWFVVLASLALLVIAAVILFFIIRRKKKSEQGALEEGGGVGLIGTSNRTVESSSTQKRGPSSSNNDNSDDPGGSRKSRGSSNNSSRREEMKLSFVREEASEQFDLQDLLRASAEILGSSCHSSSYKAVLLSGSTVVVKRFKQMNNVGREEFKEHMRRLGRLNHPNLIPLLAYYYKRDEKLFITPSIPNGSLAVRLHGYKAIGQVSLDWPKRLKIVKGVAQGIAYLYQELPNLIAPHGNLKSSNVLLGESMEPIITDYGSVPVTNQDIAHEIMVAYKSPEYLQHGRITKKTDVWSLGLLILEILTGKFPANFVQQSELSLANWVDSIAQEEWTSQVFDKDMEFSRNSEGEIYKLLNIALACCDIDVDKRLDLQEAVDRIQEVQIQEDNNEEDL, from the exons ATGGCACCACAATTCTTCATCACTTCTTTAACCATCTTCTTTTTCTCTATTCTCGTCAAATTTTCCTCTTCTATTTCAGATATAGATTCTCTCCTCCTATTGAAAACCTCTTTCCAAAACACCGTTGCGTTATCTTCATGGAACACGTCCATCCCTCCATGTGATGGTGATCATGCTAATTGGTCGGGTGTTCTTTGCTATAGAGGACATATTTGGGGGTTCAAACTCGAAAACATGAACCTTAAAGGCACCATCGACGTCAATGCAATCAAGGATTTACCTTATATCAGAACCATTAGTTTCATGCACAACCAATTCGATTCACCCTGGCCCAACCTCAACAAACTCACTGGTCTCAAGACCATTTTCCTTTCTGATAATAAATTCTCTGGCGACGTTCCGGATGACGCGTTTAAGGGGATGCAATGGTTGAAGAAAATTCATCTCTCTAACAATCAGCTCACTGGTCCTATTCCATCTTCCCTTGCTTCGTTGCCAAGGCTCATGTCCTTGAAGTTGGATGGAAATAAATTCAGTGGTCCTATTCCTCAATTTCAACGCACTATTAAATCATTCAGTGTAGCAAATAATCAATTAGAGGGTCAAATACCTGCCACCCTTAGCAAGATTCCAGCTTCATCTTTTTCTG GTAATGAAAAGCTGTGCGGAGCCCCTTTAGGACCATGTTCATCCCAAAAGAAATCATTATCACCGCCATCatcatcatcgtcgtcatcatCGTCATCATCAATAGATGCGCACGGTATTTGGTTTGTGGTTCTTGCTAGTCTTGCACTGCTTGTGATTGCGGCAGTAATATTATTTTTCATTATTAGAAGGAAAAAAAAAAGTGAACAGGGAGCATTAGAAGAAGGAGGAGGAGTTGGTCTAATTGGCACCAGCAACAGAACTGTGGAAAGTAGTAGTACTCAAAAGAGAGGACCATCATCGTCGAATAATGATAATTCAGATGATCCAGGAGGTTCAAGAAAGTCACGCGGAAGCAGCAACAACAGTAGCAGAAGAGAAGAAATGAAGTTATCTTTTGTTAGGGAAGAAGCATCAGAACAATTTGATTTACAAGATCTTTTGAGAGCCTCTGCTGAGATATTAGGAAGTAGTTGTCACAGTTCATCTTACAAGGCTGTTCTGTTGAGCGGCTCCACCGTTGTCGTCAAAAGATTCAAACAGATGAACAATGTCGGTAGGGAAGAGTTTAAAGAACACATGAGAAGATTAGGAAGGTTGAATCATCCTAATCTCATTCCTCTCTTAGCTTACTACTACAAAAGAGATGAAAAACTCTTCATTACCCCATCCATTCCCAATGGCAGCTTAGCCGTCCGTCTTCACG GATATAAAGCCATAGGACAAGTAAGCCTTGATTGGCCGAAAAGGTTGAAGATTGTGAAAGGTGTAGCACAAGGTATTGCATATCTGTACCAAGAGTTGCCAAACTTGATTGCGCCTCACGGTAATCTTAAATCTTCCAATGTTCTATTGGGCGAATCGATGGAGCCTATTATAACTGACTATGGATCAGTACCTGTGACAAACCAAGATATTGCTCATGAGATAATGGTTGCGTACAAGTCACCCGAGTATTTGCAGCACGGGCGGATCACTAAGAAGACTGATGTGTGGAGTCTTGGTTTACTCATTTTGGAAATTCTAACTGGAAAATTCCCTGCTAATTTTGTACAACAAAGCGAGTTGAGTTTGGCGAATTGGGTTGATTCAATTGCGCAAGAAGAGTGGACTAGTCAAGTTTTTGATAAAGATATGGAGTTTAGTAGAAATAGTGAGGGAGAGATATATAAGCTTTTGAACATTGCATTGGCTTGttgtgatattgatgttgataAGAGATTGGATTTACAAGAAGCTGTTGATAGAATTCAAGAGGTACAAATACAAGAGGATAATAATGAGGAGGATCTGTAG
- the LOC127118483 gene encoding protein APEM9: MEDSDSETPTWEEIEASESYLVCSMYEQAASLASSILKRLPRDYDHRDTAIQDMLQSTAMVLIQAFDQLGRTPEILDQLRMYFISLKAVPAQVLLTGACFQIAQGSALGVREFLEEFLNGWTLGDGKYDAVIAEANVEHGNSFERHFVLGIDEYLEVVEVFAITLLATVLEDVDLAISWVENAPLPEENRQGLLRRLHSMHSLKNTILSQVSSLQSPTTATDNNETYSLKELHESRGLPEALKGKYANNKMYRSKDGGSKLSERIETCFWCFRSINLKFGNAEFVVPSGKIILGCMILFVCYVIKRKQATLKRTVRRQVVAVKRALVDLWQLAFSYQVNPLAAVEPLVVATRQGQ, encoded by the exons ATGGAAGATTCCGACTCCGAAACACCGACATGGGAAGAAATAGAGGCTTCAGAGAG CTACCTTGTTTGCTCCATGTATGAACAAGCTGCATCATTAGCTTCCTCTATCTTGAAACGCTTGCCTCGTGATTATGATCACAGAGACACTGCAATTCAAGATATGCTTCAATCAACTGCTATGGTCCTCATTCAAGCATTCGATCAGCTTGGCAGGACACCGGAAATTCTTGATCAACTTAGAATGTATTTCATTTCACTAAAAGCTGTTCCTGCACAAGTTCTCCTTACTGG AGCCTGTTTTCAAATAGCACAAGGTTCTGCTTTGGGTGTTCGAGAATTTCTCGAAGAATTTCTTAATGGATGGACTCTTGGTGATGGGAAATATGATGCTGTCATTGCAGAAGCAAATGTAGAGCATGGAAATAGTTTCGAAAGGCATTTTGTTCTTGGAATTGATGAATATTTGGAAGTCGTTGAAGTCTTTGCCATCACACTTCTTGCAACGGTTCTAGAAGATGTAGATCTTGCAATTTCCTGGGTTGAAAATGCTCCATTGCCTGAGGAAAACCGACAG GGACTTCTGAGAAGGTTACACTCTATGCATTCTCTTAAAAACACCATTTTGTCTCAAGTTTCCTCTCTGCAATCACCTACAACGGCTACAGATAACAACGAAACTTATTCGTTGAAAGAATTACACGAGAGTAGAGGATTGCCTGAAGCATTGAAAGGCAAGTATGCCAACAATAAAATGTATAGATCTAAAGATGGAGGGTCAAAATTGTCTGAACGAATAGAGACATGTTTCTGGTGTTTCCGTTCTATTAATTTGAAGTTTGGTAATGCGGAGTTCGTCGTACCTAGTGGGAAGATTATACTTGGTTGTATGATCTTGTTTGTCTGTTATGTTATCAAAAGAAAGCAAGCTACTTTAAAAAG GACTGTAAGAAGACAAGTGGTCGCAGTGAAGAGGGCTTTGGTCGATTTATGGCAGCTTGCATTTTCATATCAAGTTAATCCTTTAGCCGCTGTTGAACCACTCGTTGTTGCAACACGTCAAGGTCAGTGA